The following are encoded together in the Paludisphaera mucosa genome:
- a CDS encoding DUF1559 domain-containing protein, which yields MALKIGAMVIVFGIASFCGDAQAAADEIDVIFTDGGYDRWLFSAKTGQSGGRWKVAADGLHAVIPRGSEKRTPMWFVAEANLEGDFEVVASYDARIRPKPRAKPGTPDYAVSNGVELGLRVGETWVSIFDAVRPGGEEVGYFIRPPDGKNGYGQVPGTRPAGRLAARRVGSTLILLHGPPTGDLVELGRFEVGAAPAEEVALVPKPLNTTDALEIVYPRLVLKADRIVRLRRPPADWTAWIAAGLGLVLATIVGCLGLRRWRSRREEEPRLAPRRAFTLIELLVVIAVIGLLVALLLPAVQAAREAARRMQCANNLKQVGTALAAYQSTHTVYPFGLGGGAPPGSKGRWSAHSQLLPFVEQPSLFASLNFSGVPWVEDPIPLSRMNQSALQVIVSTFLCPSDSASGPADAYVLGPNSYRACAGTQPTNLPSDSPDGTGRNDGAFWYQSALRPSAVRDGLTNTAMFSERCIHRAGLVDPKADYLLTADSLASCTSADPATSPVLDVPLQRPGGRWGDGNILYTRYTSLLPPGGVSCVLGGSSDYESPIVTTASSRHPAGVNLLVGDGSVRFVKAAVAGAVWQALGTIAGGETISQDAY from the coding sequence ATGGCGCTCAAGATCGGTGCGATGGTCATCGTTTTCGGGATCGCGTCGTTCTGCGGGGATGCGCAGGCCGCCGCGGACGAGATCGACGTGATCTTCACGGACGGCGGGTACGACCGCTGGCTTTTCTCCGCCAAGACCGGGCAGTCGGGCGGACGCTGGAAGGTCGCCGCAGACGGCCTTCACGCGGTCATCCCCCGCGGTTCGGAGAAGCGGACGCCGATGTGGTTCGTGGCCGAGGCGAACCTCGAGGGGGACTTCGAGGTCGTCGCTTCGTACGACGCGCGCATCCGGCCGAAGCCGCGGGCGAAGCCGGGGACGCCCGACTATGCGGTGAGCAACGGCGTCGAGCTGGGGTTGCGCGTCGGCGAGACCTGGGTGTCGATCTTCGACGCCGTGAGGCCCGGCGGCGAGGAGGTCGGCTACTTCATCCGGCCTCCCGACGGCAAGAACGGATATGGACAGGTCCCGGGGACCAGGCCGGCCGGGAGGCTGGCGGCGAGGAGGGTCGGCTCGACGTTGATCCTCCTGCACGGCCCTCCGACGGGCGATCTCGTGGAGTTGGGGAGATTCGAGGTCGGCGCCGCTCCGGCCGAGGAGGTGGCCCTGGTGCCGAAGCCGTTGAACACGACGGACGCCCTGGAAATCGTCTATCCCCGCCTCGTCCTCAAGGCCGATCGCATCGTCCGCCTCCGCCGGCCCCCGGCCGACTGGACGGCCTGGATCGCGGCGGGTCTGGGGCTGGTCCTGGCGACGATCGTCGGCTGCCTCGGCCTGAGGCGCTGGCGCTCGCGTCGCGAGGAGGAGCCCCGGCTCGCGCCGAGACGGGCCTTCACCTTGATCGAGTTGCTCGTCGTGATCGCGGTCATCGGGCTCCTGGTCGCGTTGCTGCTCCCGGCGGTGCAGGCTGCGCGCGAGGCTGCGCGGCGGATGCAATGCGCCAACAACCTCAAGCAGGTCGGCACGGCCCTCGCCGCCTATCAGTCGACTCATACGGTCTACCCGTTCGGGCTCGGCGGCGGCGCCCCTCCCGGCTCCAAGGGGAGGTGGTCGGCCCATTCGCAACTTCTCCCGTTCGTCGAGCAGCCGAGCTTGTTCGCATCCCTGAATTTTTCGGGGGTTCCCTGGGTCGAAGATCCGATCCCCCTGAGCCGGATGAACCAGTCGGCGCTCCAGGTGATCGTATCCACGTTCCTCTGCCCCTCGGACTCCGCCTCGGGGCCCGCCGACGCCTACGTCCTCGGCCCGAACAGCTACCGGGCCTGCGCCGGGACTCAGCCGACGAACCTCCCGAGCGACTCGCCCGACGGGACCGGCCGCAACGACGGCGCGTTTTGGTATCAAAGCGCGCTTCGCCCCTCGGCCGTGCGCGACGGACTCACGAACACGGCGATGTTCAGCGAGCGCTGCATCCACAGGGCGGGGCTCGTCGACCCGAAGGCCGACTACCTGCTCACGGCCGACTCGCTCGCGTCCTGCACCTCGGCCGACCCGGCGACGTCGCCCGTACTCGACGTGCCGCTCCAGCGCCCCGGGGGCCGCTGGGGCGACGGCAACATTCTTTACACGCGCTATACGAGCCTCTTGCCCCCGGGAGGGGTCTCGTGCGTCCTGGGCGGATCGAGCGACTACGAAAGCCCGATCGTCACGACGGCCTCGAGTCGCCACCCCGCGGGCGTGAACTTGCTGGTCGGGGACGGTTCCGTCCGGTTCGTCAAGGCCGCCGTCGCAGGGGCGGTCTGGCAGGCGCTCGGGACGATCGCGGGAGGGGAGACGATCTCGCAGGACGCTTACTGA
- a CDS encoding fused MFS/spermidine synthase: protein MVGLAARWSPYALAFFSSLCIMVLELVSSRLVARHVGSSLTVWNSVIGIILAGICLGNVLGGRLADRIEPRRAVGPLFALGSFLTFGALAVNAMIPAIVPSAQAINWELRTILVVTLDFLLPATVLGMVGPVVAKMAVELSNKAGSAIGDVYFWGAVGSIVGTFLAGFVLIYLAPTSVIVLVVAAALAVLSAVLDATPLNRGLAATTAALFAAASIGPLVRTLGIGGVDLGGYQLNYLAILGGVSALAMALAAAAALQSRARAADVESLRAGDLGPEEAAPQASLRDLAMLAFLASLAFMAMEMVAGRLVTRHLGSSVYGWTSIIGVLLAGLSLGNWFGGRLANSITNEKQVSWLFLIASVALLWILFLDNMPEWFREATGQGISPSVLSRAIVWSEISIGGVPWQLSWPYRVLLVVTMVFFLPAVTMGTVSPVVAKLAVDRLRRHKRTGTAIGQVYAWGMVGSILGTFLTGFVLIDHLGTKGVLLLLAAVLALAATILGSVLHAIWAGIPLGLCVIGFLPMHWTQEIGEAWSIREPKGDPKTTKDALAYADESNYYFIKVNNEPEGEDLQLRTLVLDNLIHGYFILGHPERLDYDYEHIYAMVAYRSAKAAGKITLAGPGATPAPTPKPTADGATIPDQVFAGAQPGSTKPDELKTAPRTSSIAPDDEEILESPSRSWMPKVEKATLKTLFLGGGAYTFQRHVQHVYPGTEVDVAEIDPAVTRANHAATGLPVDTTIKTIWGDARQFVERNQDAKQYDVIFGDAFNDFSVPWHLTTREFNEKIAKMMAPTGVYMINIIDAYESDAQALLKADKVIETKQIKDPSLQELVRRSHLRSAHRYGGFLGAWTATAKLTFPHVYIFGTSSETGEGQRETFVVVAAKQPIDLSDLGLRDDDPRFFQKRRKTIATPYGPEDEKAVLEHRSRGIILTDDYAPVEQLLAPVAETRGKD from the coding sequence ATGGTCGGCCTGGCAGCCCGCTGGTCCCCTTACGCCCTGGCGTTCTTCAGCAGCCTCTGCATCATGGTCCTGGAGCTGGTCTCGAGCCGGCTGGTGGCCCGCCACGTGGGATCGTCGCTGACGGTCTGGAACAGCGTGATCGGGATCATCCTGGCCGGCATCTGCCTGGGGAACGTCCTGGGCGGACGCCTGGCCGACCGGATCGAGCCCCGCCGGGCCGTCGGGCCGCTCTTCGCGCTGGGCTCGTTCCTGACCTTCGGGGCCCTGGCCGTCAACGCGATGATCCCCGCGATCGTCCCCTCGGCCCAGGCGATCAACTGGGAGCTGAGGACGATCCTGGTCGTCACGCTCGACTTCCTGCTCCCGGCCACCGTGCTGGGGATGGTGGGGCCGGTCGTCGCCAAGATGGCCGTCGAACTTTCGAACAAGGCCGGCAGCGCCATCGGCGACGTCTACTTCTGGGGCGCGGTCGGGTCGATCGTCGGCACCTTCCTGGCGGGGTTCGTCCTCATCTACCTGGCCCCGACATCGGTGATCGTCCTGGTGGTGGCCGCGGCCCTGGCCGTCCTGTCCGCCGTCCTCGACGCGACCCCGCTGAACCGCGGCCTGGCGGCGACGACCGCCGCCCTGTTCGCCGCGGCCTCCATCGGCCCGCTCGTCCGCACGCTGGGGATCGGCGGCGTCGACCTGGGGGGCTATCAGCTCAACTACCTGGCGATCCTGGGCGGCGTCTCGGCGCTCGCGATGGCGCTGGCCGCCGCGGCGGCCCTCCAATCGCGGGCGCGGGCGGCGGACGTCGAGTCCCTCAGGGCCGGCGACCTGGGGCCGGAGGAGGCCGCGCCGCAGGCGAGCCTGCGCGACCTGGCCATGCTGGCCTTCCTGGCGAGCCTGGCGTTCATGGCGATGGAGATGGTGGCCGGCCGGTTGGTGACGCGGCACCTGGGATCGAGCGTCTACGGCTGGACCAGCATCATCGGCGTCTTGCTGGCGGGCCTGAGCCTGGGGAACTGGTTCGGCGGCCGGCTGGCGAACAGCATCACCAACGAGAAGCAGGTGAGCTGGCTGTTCCTGATCGCGTCGGTCGCCCTGCTCTGGATCCTGTTCCTCGACAACATGCCCGAGTGGTTCCGCGAGGCGACGGGCCAGGGGATCTCGCCGAGCGTGCTCAGCCGCGCCATCGTCTGGAGCGAGATCTCGATCGGGGGGGTGCCCTGGCAGTTGTCGTGGCCGTATCGGGTGCTGCTCGTGGTCACGATGGTCTTCTTCCTGCCCGCGGTGACGATGGGCACGGTCAGCCCGGTGGTGGCCAAGCTGGCCGTCGACCGCCTGCGGCGGCACAAGCGGACCGGCACGGCCATCGGCCAGGTCTACGCCTGGGGCATGGTCGGCAGCATCCTGGGGACCTTCCTCACCGGCTTCGTGCTCATCGACCACCTCGGCACCAAGGGCGTGCTCCTGCTGCTCGCGGCCGTCCTGGCCCTGGCGGCGACGATCCTGGGCTCGGTCCTGCACGCGATCTGGGCGGGCATCCCGCTGGGCCTCTGCGTCATCGGCTTCCTGCCGATGCACTGGACGCAGGAGATCGGCGAGGCCTGGAGCATCCGCGAGCCCAAGGGCGACCCCAAGACCACCAAGGACGCCCTCGCCTACGCCGACGAGAGCAACTACTACTTCATCAAGGTCAACAACGAGCCCGAGGGCGAGGACCTGCAACTACGGACCCTGGTGCTCGACAACCTGATCCACGGCTACTTCATCCTGGGGCACCCCGAGCGGCTCGACTACGACTACGAGCACATCTACGCCATGGTCGCCTACCGCTCCGCCAAGGCGGCCGGCAAGATCACCCTGGCCGGCCCCGGTGCGACCCCGGCACCGACTCCCAAGCCGACGGCCGACGGCGCGACCATCCCCGACCAGGTCTTCGCCGGCGCCCAGCCGGGGAGCACCAAGCCCGACGAGTTGAAGACCGCCCCGAGGACCTCCTCGATCGCCCCCGACGACGAGGAGATCCTCGAGTCGCCCTCGCGGTCGTGGATGCCCAAGGTCGAGAAGGCCACCCTCAAGACGCTCTTCCTGGGCGGCGGCGCCTACACCTTCCAGCGCCACGTCCAGCACGTCTACCCGGGGACCGAGGTTGACGTCGCCGAGATCGACCCCGCCGTCACCCGGGCCAACCACGCGGCGACCGGGCTGCCGGTCGACACCACGATCAAGACGATCTGGGGCGACGCCCGCCAGTTCGTCGAGCGGAACCAGGACGCCAAGCAGTACGACGTCATCTTCGGCGACGCCTTCAACGACTTCTCGGTCCCCTGGCACCTGACCACGCGCGAGTTCAACGAGAAGATCGCCAAGATGATGGCGCCGACCGGCGTGTACATGATCAACATCATCGACGCCTACGAGTCGGACGCCCAGGCGCTGCTCAAGGCGGACAAGGTCATCGAGACCAAGCAGATCAAGGACCCGTCGCTCCAGGAGCTGGTCCGCCGGTCGCACCTGCGGTCGGCCCACCGCTACGGCGGGTTCCTGGGTGCGTGGACCGCCACGGCGAAGCTCACCTTCCCGCACGTCTACATCTTCGGAACCAGCAGCGAGACCGGCGAAGGCCAGCGCGAGACGTTCGTCGTCGTCGCCGCCAAGCAGCCGATCGACCTGTCCGACCTGGGCCTCCGCGACGACGACCCCCGATTCTTCCAGAAGCGCCGAAAGACGATCGCCACCCCGTACGGGCCCGAGGATGAGAAGGCCGTGCTCGAACACCGCTCGCGGGGGATCATCCTGACCGACGACTACGCGCCCGTCGAGCAGCTCCTCGCGCCGGTCGCCGAGACCCGCGGCAAGGATTGA
- a CDS encoding dihydroorotate dehydrogenase-like protein, translating to MSARLKTKYLGFELKNPVVASAGPLTGKLDGLIKLEENGVAAVVLPSLFEEQIVREEDEINKLYEYGTESFAEAQTYLPEMEDYHTGPDNYLHHLKQAKHALTIPVIASLNGTSAGGWIHYAELMQDAGADALELNIYYLPTHPDLSSADVEGRYLNLVAAVRKSVKIPLAVKIGPFFSSLPNMAKRLFDEGADGLVLFNRFIQPDIDLATLSVQPRLVLSSSDELRLPLRWIAILRSYFDKSLAATSGVHTAEDVLKLVLAGADVAMTTSALLQSGPTLVGDILLGLRSWLDENEYESIEQMKGSMSQRNIPDPEAFERANYVKTIVSYSTEAE from the coding sequence ATGAGCGCCCGCCTGAAGACCAAGTATCTCGGCTTCGAGCTGAAGAATCCCGTCGTCGCCTCGGCGGGGCCGCTCACGGGCAAGCTGGACGGCCTGATCAAGCTGGAGGAGAACGGCGTGGCGGCGGTCGTGCTGCCGTCGCTGTTCGAGGAGCAGATCGTCCGCGAGGAGGACGAGATCAACAAGCTCTACGAGTACGGCACCGAGTCGTTCGCGGAGGCACAGACCTACCTGCCCGAGATGGAGGACTACCACACCGGGCCCGACAACTACCTGCACCACCTGAAACAGGCCAAGCACGCGCTGACGATCCCCGTGATCGCCAGCCTCAACGGCACCTCGGCCGGCGGCTGGATCCACTACGCCGAGCTGATGCAGGACGCCGGGGCCGACGCCCTCGAACTCAACATCTATTACCTGCCGACCCACCCCGACCTCAGCTCGGCCGACGTCGAGGGGCGTTACCTGAACCTGGTGGCGGCGGTCCGCAAGTCCGTGAAGATCCCCCTGGCCGTGAAGATCGGCCCGTTCTTCAGCTCGCTGCCGAACATGGCCAAGCGTCTGTTCGACGAGGGGGCCGACGGCCTGGTCCTGTTCAATCGGTTCATCCAGCCCGACATCGACCTCGCGACGCTGTCCGTCCAGCCCCGGCTGGTCCTCAGCAGCAGCGACGAACTCCGGCTCCCGCTGCGCTGGATCGCGATCCTCCGGTCGTACTTCGACAAATCGCTGGCCGCCACTTCGGGCGTCCACACGGCGGAGGACGTCCTGAAGCTGGTCCTCGCGGGCGCCGACGTCGCGATGACCACGTCGGCCTTGCTCCAGTCCGGCCCGACGCTCGTCGGCGACATCCTGCTCGGCCTCCGGAGCTGGCTGGACGAGAACGAATACGAGTCGATCGAGCAGATGAAGGGCTCGATGAGCCAGCGCAACATCCCCGACCCCGAGGCCTTCGAGCGGGCCAACTACGTCAAGACGATCGTCTCGTACAGCACCGAGGCCGAGTGA
- the nifJ gene encoding pyruvate:ferredoxin (flavodoxin) oxidoreductase, translating into MKRQYVTVDGNEAAAYVAHATNEVIAIYPITPSSTMGELADAWSAVGRKNIYDVVPTVVEMQSEGGAAGACHGGLQGGALTTTFTASQGLLLMIPNMYKIAGELTSVVFHVAARSLATHALSIFGDHSDVMSTRGAGWAMLCSNTPQEVQDFALIAQGATLKARVPVLHFFDGFRTSHEVNKLEQLTRDDLRAMIPDDLVQAHRDRALSPERPILRGTAQNPDVFFQAREACNPYYQAVPGIVQQVMDDFEKLAGRRYQLFEYVGAPDAEFVAVAMGSGCGAIEETIARLNAEGRKLGLIKIRLFRPFDVAAFLAVMPTTTRRIAALDRTKEPGAIGEPLYQDVVTALAEGWADRAGDAPIPRVYGGRYGLSSKDFTPAMVKGVFDELATEAPKKHFTVGIIDDVTHLSLKWDPTFSTEAPDVHRAVFYGLGSDGTVGANKNTVKIIGENTPFHAQGYFVYDSKKSGSVTVSHLRFSPRPIQSSYLVYNANFVACHQFNFLERIDVLECADPGAVFLLNSPYGPDEIWDKMPIETQRQILEKKLRFYVIDAEAVAQKAGLGRRINTIMQTCFFALSGVLPREEAIAEIKHAIEKTYGKRGEAVLEQNYAGVDHALAHLHEVTVPSEPAGDVRRVPAVPAYAPDFVKRVTAMMIEGRGDLLPVSALPVDGSFPTATAQYEKRSIALSIPIWDPEICIQCGLCALVCPHAAIRTKAYPQDDLVGGPDGFPSLPFTGKELPGSRLTVQVAPDDCTGCGVCVDVCPARSKESVKHKAVNMEPKVDHLDRERANFDFFLALPEADRSQVKIEVIKGSQLLQPLFEFSGACPGCGETPYLKLMSQLFGDRAMIANATGCSSIYGGNLPTTPYTTNASGRGPAWSNSLFEDNAEFGLGLRLAVDQQEMYARELVRRLAPQLGSEFVAELLDSPQLDDAGIAAQRERVTIMKQALEGEDAPGAIALKGVADSLIRRSVWIVGGDGWAYDIGFGGLDHVLASGRDVNILVLDTEVYSNTGGQASKSTPRAAVAKFASGGKTVGKKDLGMMAVDYGNVYVATVSMGANPLQTLKAFREAESYPGTSLIIAYSTCIAHGIDMTTSMAHQKDAVSSGYWPLYRYDPRVAQGGAKPFHLDSRKPSTSFRDFALKEGRYAMLARANPTHSENLLALAQADITERWHFYEQMAGVERNVNPMEESPK; encoded by the coding sequence TTGAAACGGCAATATGTCACGGTCGACGGCAACGAGGCCGCGGCTTACGTCGCCCACGCGACCAACGAAGTCATCGCGATCTATCCGATCACGCCCTCGTCGACGATGGGCGAGCTGGCCGACGCCTGGTCCGCGGTCGGTCGCAAGAACATCTATGACGTCGTCCCCACGGTGGTCGAGATGCAGTCGGAAGGGGGGGCCGCCGGCGCCTGCCACGGCGGCCTGCAGGGCGGGGCGTTGACCACGACGTTCACCGCCTCGCAGGGCCTCCTGCTGATGATCCCGAATATGTACAAGATCGCCGGCGAGCTGACGTCGGTCGTGTTCCACGTCGCCGCCCGGTCGCTGGCCACGCACGCCCTCTCGATCTTCGGCGACCACAGCGACGTGATGTCGACCCGCGGCGCCGGCTGGGCCATGCTCTGCTCGAACACGCCCCAGGAGGTGCAGGACTTCGCCCTCATCGCCCAGGGGGCGACGCTCAAGGCCCGCGTCCCGGTGCTCCACTTCTTCGACGGCTTCCGGACGTCCCATGAGGTCAACAAGCTCGAACAGCTCACCCGCGACGACCTCCGGGCGATGATCCCCGACGACCTCGTCCAGGCCCACCGCGACCGCGCCCTGTCGCCGGAGCGGCCGATCCTCCGCGGCACGGCGCAGAACCCCGACGTCTTCTTCCAGGCCCGCGAGGCGTGCAACCCCTACTATCAAGCCGTCCCCGGCATCGTCCAGCAGGTCATGGACGACTTCGAGAAGCTCGCCGGACGCCGCTATCAGCTCTTCGAATACGTCGGCGCACCCGACGCCGAATTCGTGGCCGTCGCCATGGGGTCGGGCTGCGGGGCCATCGAGGAGACCATCGCCCGGCTCAACGCCGAGGGCCGCAAGCTGGGCCTGATCAAGATCCGCCTCTTTCGCCCGTTCGACGTCGCCGCCTTCCTCGCCGTCATGCCGACGACGACGCGGCGGATCGCCGCTCTCGACCGCACGAAGGAGCCGGGCGCGATCGGCGAGCCCCTCTATCAGGACGTCGTCACGGCCCTCGCCGAGGGCTGGGCCGACCGCGCCGGCGACGCCCCCATTCCTCGCGTCTACGGCGGCCGCTACGGCCTCTCGTCGAAGGACTTCACGCCCGCCATGGTGAAGGGGGTCTTCGACGAGCTGGCGACCGAGGCGCCGAAGAAGCATTTCACCGTCGGCATCATCGACGACGTCACCCACCTCAGCCTGAAGTGGGACCCGACTTTCAGCACCGAGGCCCCCGACGTCCACCGCGCCGTCTTCTACGGGCTCGGCAGCGACGGGACCGTCGGCGCCAACAAGAACACCGTCAAGATCATCGGCGAGAACACCCCCTTCCACGCCCAGGGCTACTTCGTCTACGACTCGAAGAAGTCGGGCTCGGTCACCGTCTCGCACCTGCGGTTCAGCCCCCGGCCGATCCAGTCGTCGTACCTGGTGTACAACGCCAACTTCGTCGCCTGCCATCAGTTCAACTTCCTGGAGCGGATCGACGTCCTCGAATGCGCCGACCCCGGCGCGGTCTTCCTGCTGAACAGCCCGTACGGTCCCGACGAGATCTGGGACAAGATGCCGATCGAGACCCAGCGGCAGATCCTCGAGAAGAAGCTGCGGTTCTACGTGATCGACGCCGAGGCCGTGGCCCAGAAGGCCGGGCTGGGGCGGCGGATCAACACGATCATGCAGACCTGCTTCTTCGCCCTGTCCGGCGTCCTGCCCCGCGAGGAAGCGATCGCCGAGATCAAGCACGCGATCGAGAAGACCTACGGCAAGCGCGGCGAGGCCGTGCTCGAGCAGAACTACGCGGGCGTCGACCACGCCCTGGCCCACCTGCACGAGGTGACGGTCCCGTCCGAGCCCGCCGGCGACGTCCGCCGGGTGCCGGCCGTGCCGGCGTACGCCCCCGACTTCGTCAAGCGGGTCACGGCGATGATGATCGAGGGCCGCGGCGACCTGCTCCCCGTCAGCGCCCTCCCCGTCGACGGTTCGTTCCCGACGGCCACGGCCCAGTACGAGAAGCGGAGCATCGCGCTGTCGATCCCGATCTGGGACCCCGAGATCTGCATCCAGTGCGGCCTCTGCGCCCTGGTCTGCCCGCATGCGGCGATCCGCACCAAGGCCTACCCCCAGGACGACCTCGTCGGCGGCCCCGACGGCTTCCCGTCGCTGCCGTTCACCGGCAAGGAGCTGCCCGGGTCGCGGCTGACCGTCCAGGTCGCCCCCGACGACTGCACCGGCTGCGGCGTGTGCGTCGACGTCTGCCCGGCCCGCAGCAAGGAGTCGGTGAAGCACAAGGCGGTCAACATGGAGCCGAAGGTCGACCACCTCGACCGCGAGCGCGCCAACTTCGACTTCTTCCTCGCCCTCCCCGAGGCCGACCGCAGCCAGGTCAAGATCGAGGTCATCAAGGGATCGCAGCTCCTGCAGCCCCTCTTCGAATTCTCCGGCGCGTGCCCCGGCTGCGGCGAGACGCCCTACCTCAAGCTCATGAGTCAGCTCTTCGGCGACCGCGCGATGATCGCCAACGCCACCGGCTGCTCGTCGATCTACGGCGGCAACCTGCCGACCACGCCCTACACGACCAACGCCTCGGGCCGCGGGCCCGCCTGGAGCAACTCGCTGTTCGAGGACAACGCCGAGTTCGGCCTGGGCCTGCGGCTGGCCGTCGACCAGCAGGAGATGTACGCCCGCGAGCTGGTGCGCCGGCTGGCCCCGCAGCTCGGCTCGGAGTTCGTCGCGGAGCTGCTCGACTCGCCCCAGCTCGACGACGCCGGCATCGCCGCCCAGCGCGAGCGGGTGACGATCATGAAGCAGGCCCTGGAAGGCGAGGACGCGCCGGGGGCGATCGCCTTGAAGGGGGTGGCCGACTCGCTGATCCGCCGCAGCGTCTGGATCGTCGGCGGCGACGGCTGGGCCTACGACATCGGCTTCGGCGGCCTCGACCACGTCCTGGCCTCGGGCCGCGACGTCAACATCCTGGTCCTCGACACCGAGGTCTACTCCAACACGGGAGGCCAGGCGTCGAAGTCCACCCCCCGCGCCGCGGTCGCCAAGTTCGCCTCGGGCGGCAAGACCGTCGGCAAGAAGGACCTGGGGATGATGGCCGTCGACTACGGCAACGTCTACGTCGCCACGGTCTCGATGGGCGCCAACCCGCTGCAGACGCTCAAGGCCTTCCGCGAGGCCGAGTCGTACCCCGGCACCTCGCTGATCATCGCCTACAGCACGTGCATCGCCCACGGCATCGACATGACCACGTCGATGGCGCACCAGAAGGACGCGGTCTCCAGCGGCTACTGGCCGCTCTACCGCTACGACCCCCGCGTCGCCCAGGGGGGCGCGAAGCCCTTCCACCTCGACAGCCGCAAGCCGAGCACGTCGTTCCGCGACTTCGCCCTCAAGGAGGGCCGCTACGCGATGCTCGCCCGCGCCAACCCGACGCATTCCGAGAACCTGCTGGCGCTGGCCCAGGCCGACATCACCGAGCGCTGGCACTTCTACGAGCAGATGGCCGGCGTCGAGCGCAACGTGAACCCGATGGAGGAGTCCCCCAAATGA
- a CDS encoding TlpA family protein disulfide reductase, with product MADETAPPPPARRDVPWMLLAGVFASLWVAYLLVAGPRRVDDLDAPGPGTAVDYEWSLQNLDGATVSFADFRGKALFVNVWATWCGPCIAEMPSIARLAAHPDLQDGKVAFVCIATDDEVQDVKRFVAGKGWPMTILHARALPPVFLTDGIPATFFVSPDGRLAYSRVGSSEWDAPEVVKKLRDMAATRVKADVAAPPRPPAA from the coding sequence ATGGCCGACGAAACAGCCCCCCCGCCCCCCGCGCGTCGCGACGTCCCCTGGATGTTGCTCGCGGGGGTCTTCGCCTCGCTCTGGGTCGCCTACCTCCTCGTCGCCGGGCCCAGGCGGGTCGACGACCTCGACGCGCCGGGGCCGGGGACCGCCGTGGACTACGAGTGGAGCCTGCAGAACCTCGACGGCGCGACCGTCTCGTTCGCCGACTTCCGCGGCAAGGCCCTGTTCGTCAACGTCTGGGCGACGTGGTGCGGCCCCTGCATCGCCGAGATGCCCTCGATCGCCCGTCTGGCCGCCCATCCCGACCTGCAGGACGGCAAGGTCGCGTTCGTCTGCATCGCCACCGACGACGAGGTTCAAGACGTGAAGCGGTTCGTCGCCGGCAAGGGCTGGCCGATGACGATCCTCCACGCCCGGGCCCTGCCCCCCGTCTTCCTTACCGACGGCATCCCCGCCACCTTCTTCGTCTCGCCCGACGGCCGCCTCGCCTATTCGCGCGTGGGCAGCTCGGAATGGGACGCCCCCGAGGTCGTCAAGAAGCTTCGCGACATGGCGGCGACCCGGGTGAAGGCTGACGTCGCGGCGCCTCCGCGTCCTCCGGCGGCCTGA
- a CDS encoding DUF1559 family PulG-like putative transporter, with translation MKRRGFTLIELLVVIAIIAVLIALLLPAVQSAREAARRAQCTNNLKQIGLALHNYESSQSAFPPGGVSDESNNRTNWGGEVGGNNLASWRALVIPQMEGGNIYNAINFNLPLNNVVSSSAQWTALMTVSTAWICPSDDNYQGQGPGIRSSTGAWGNYPNGSSPVNPITNVAETRVMVSNYAGSFGDNYAIGALSSGQNPWETYPYPPSLTAGQARIGYPGFWGTAWDDQVGNPTGGGQLRGMFSYRIRAIGAVTIASITDGTSNTIMVGEVLPAQAADSNFWNNNGATFGTTIPINWQTLRAPLDGTTPFGSTDWQNRFSYASKGAKSKHPGGANIGFADGSVRFLKSSIALPTYCALGSRSGGEVVSSDAY, from the coding sequence ATGAAGCGTCGCGGTTTCACCCTGATCGAACTGCTGGTGGTGATCGCCATCATCGCCGTCCTGATCGCCCTGCTGCTGCCGGCCGTCCAGTCGGCCCGGGAGGCGGCGCGGCGGGCGCAGTGCACGAACAACCTCAAACAGATCGGCCTGGCCCTGCACAACTATGAGAGCTCCCAGTCCGCGTTCCCGCCCGGCGGGGTCTCCGACGAGAGCAACAACCGCACCAACTGGGGCGGCGAGGTCGGCGGGAACAACCTGGCCTCCTGGCGGGCGCTGGTGATCCCGCAGATGGAAGGCGGGAACATCTACAACGCGATCAACTTCAACCTGCCGCTGAACAACGTCGTCTCCAGCTCGGCCCAGTGGACGGCCCTGATGACGGTGAGCACGGCCTGGATCTGCCCCTCGGACGACAACTACCAGGGCCAGGGGCCGGGCATCCGCTCGTCGACCGGAGCGTGGGGAAACTACCCCAACGGCAGCAGCCCGGTGAACCCGATCACGAACGTCGCCGAGACCCGGGTGATGGTCAGCAACTACGCCGGCAGCTTCGGCGACAACTACGCCATCGGCGCGCTCTCGTCGGGCCAGAACCCCTGGGAGACCTACCCCTATCCGCCGAGCCTCACCGCCGGCCAGGCCCGGATCGGCTATCCCGGCTTCTGGGGGACCGCCTGGGACGACCAGGTCGGCAACCCGACCGGCGGCGGCCAGCTCCGCGGGATGTTCTCGTACCGCATCCGGGCCATCGGCGCGGTCACGATCGCCTCGATCACCGACGGCACGTCGAACACCATCATGGTCGGCGAGGTCCTGCCGGCGCAGGCGGCCGACAGCAACTTCTGGAACAACAACGGGGCGACCTTCGGCACCACGATCCCGATCAACTGGCAGACCCTGCGGGCGCCGCTCGACGGCACGACGCCGTTCGGCAGCACCGACTGGCAGAACCGCTTCAGCTACGCCAGCAAGGGGGCCAAGAGCAAGCACCCCGGCGGGGCCAACATCGGCTTCGCCGACGGCTCGGTCCGGTTCCTCAAGAGCTCGATCGCGCTGCCGACCTACTGCGCACTCGGCAGCCGGTCGGGCGGCGAGGTCGTCAGCTCCGACGCTTACTGA